In one Zobellia galactanivorans genomic region, the following are encoded:
- a CDS encoding SatD family protein, whose protein sequence is MVAIITGDIINSENHNSSEWLGILKAYLSRLGSSPIDWEVYRGDEFQLKIAKEDALRAAIHIKALIKTVKGLDVRMGIGLGSETFKGVGVSESNGPAYHRSGRTFESLKEEKLNLTIATGNGFIDETLNLMLKLALHFMDDWSPVSAEIIVLALDYPDASQREIAERLNIQQSAVSQRQKRARLDLVQELLAYYSKTLKELS, encoded by the coding sequence ATGGTAGCAATAATTACGGGAGACATCATTAATTCAGAAAACCACAACTCGTCGGAGTGGTTGGGCATTCTCAAGGCTTACCTGTCTAGGCTTGGTAGTTCGCCCATCGATTGGGAGGTCTATAGGGGTGATGAGTTTCAGTTGAAAATAGCCAAGGAAGATGCCTTGCGTGCGGCCATACATATAAAGGCCTTGATAAAAACGGTAAAGGGCTTGGATGTTCGTATGGGCATTGGTTTGGGCAGTGAAACCTTTAAGGGGGTCGGAGTGAGTGAGTCCAACGGTCCGGCTTATCATCGGTCGGGTAGAACTTTTGAGTCCCTTAAGGAAGAGAAGCTTAATTTGACCATTGCTACCGGAAACGGTTTTATTGATGAGACCTTAAATCTCATGTTAAAGTTGGCGCTGCACTTTATGGATGACTGGAGTCCTGTATCGGCAGAGATTATTGTGTTGGCTTTAGATTATCCTGATGCTTCGCAACGCGAAATTGCCGAAAGGCTCAATATTCAGCAGTCGGCGGTAAGCCAACGTCAAAAACGGGCTCGTCTGGATTTGGTACAGGAATTACTTGCGTATTATTCAAAAACTTTAAAAGAATTAAGTTAG
- a CDS encoding methyltransferase family protein: protein MELKIPPAVVFLVFAGLMYLLASFLPFGYFDFFGRYYLMGVLLFFAAIVAAWALFQFFRLRTTIDPTAPSKASRLVRGGIFAYSRNPMYLALLMVLLVWGIWLGNAFNTLLAAGFVAYMNRFQIIPEETALLELFGKEYRQYCLNVRRWF, encoded by the coding sequence ATGGAGTTGAAGATACCTCCCGCGGTTGTTTTTTTGGTTTTTGCCGGTTTGATGTATTTACTGGCTTCATTTTTGCCTTTCGGGTATTTTGATTTTTTCGGCCGATATTACCTGATGGGGGTATTGTTGTTCTTTGCGGCTATAGTCGCGGCTTGGGCCCTTTTTCAATTCTTCAGGCTGCGCACTACTATTGATCCTACGGCGCCTTCAAAGGCAAGTCGGTTGGTTCGGGGGGGTATTTTTGCCTATTCTAGAAATCCGATGTACTTGGCTTTGTTGATGGTGTTACTGGTTTGGGGTATTTGGTTGGGGAATGCATTCAATACTTTGTTGGCGGCGGGTTTTGTGGCCTATATGAACCGATTTCAGATCATTCCTGAAGAAACGGCGCTTTTAGAGCTTTTTGGTAAGGAGTACAGACAGTATTGTCTCAATGTTCGGAGGTGGTTCTGA
- a CDS encoding non-canonical purine NTP diphosphatase, translating to MKLVFATHNKNKLDEVKALVPSHIELVSLTDIGCFDEIPETGSTLEENAQLKADYVTENYGLPCFADDTGLLVDALNGEPGVFSARYAGEGKNADDNMNKLLTKLKDHPNRSAHFKTAIALNLNEKKYMFEGIVEGHITSQKTGGGGFGYDPIFQPKGYKKTFAEIPLETKNRISHRGLAIQKLLDFLR from the coding sequence ATGAAACTGGTTTTCGCAACGCACAACAAGAACAAACTCGACGAGGTAAAGGCACTCGTACCCTCACATATCGAACTGGTTTCATTGACCGATATCGGCTGTTTTGACGAAATACCCGAAACTGGAAGCACCTTAGAGGAAAACGCCCAACTAAAAGCCGATTACGTTACCGAAAATTACGGCTTACCGTGCTTTGCAGACGACACCGGCCTTTTAGTAGACGCATTAAACGGTGAACCCGGGGTCTTCTCCGCAAGATATGCCGGTGAAGGCAAAAATGCCGACGACAACATGAACAAACTTTTGACCAAGTTAAAAGACCACCCTAATCGTTCTGCACACTTTAAAACAGCAATAGCCCTAAACCTAAACGAAAAAAAATACATGTTCGAGGGCATAGTGGAAGGCCATATAACCTCGCAAAAAACAGGGGGTGGCGGTTTTGGCTATGATCCTATTTTTCAACCCAAGGGATACAAAAAGACCTTTGCCGAAATTCCCTTGGAAACCAAAAACCGTATCAGCCACAGGGGCCTAGCCATTCAAAAATTATTAGATTTCCTTCGATAA